In Halichondria panicea chromosome 13, odHalPani1.1, whole genome shotgun sequence, one genomic interval encodes:
- the LOC135347128 gene encoding uncharacterized protein LOC135347128 isoform X1: MVADTDPVSSSNPVYVYMFRTSLLLLVSLSKASRHSQLYSVNRYHPKGFLHTSASRMAKQFVEDKIASNKVVVFSKTYCPFCTMAKQSIRDAGLQDFAVVEIEDRNDCSAIQDMLNSMTGARSVPRVFIGGKCVGGGTDVQQLQKSGKLVGLLKDAGAL, from the exons ATGGTTGCTGACACAGACCCAGTCAGCAGTTCCAaccctgtgtacgtgtatatgtTTAGGACTAGTCTGCTACTGTTAGTCTCTCTCAGCAAGGCATCGCGGCACTCTCAGCTTTACTCTGTCAACAGATATCATCCTAAAGGTTTCCTCCACACCTCAGCAAGCA gaATGGCGAAACAATTTGTTGAAGATAAGATAGCCAGCAACAAGGTGGTGGTGTTCTCCAAGACCTACTGTCCATTCTGTACCATGGCCAAGCAGTCCATCAGAGACGCTGGTCTGCAAGACTTTGCTGTCGTGGAGATCGAGGATAGAA ATGACTGTAGTGCCATTCAAGATATGCTCAACAGTATGACGGGTGCTCGCTCGGTGCCACGCGTGTTCATCGGTGgcaagtgtgtgggtggaggcaCGGACGTTCAACAACTGCAGAAAAGTGGGAAACTCGTTGGCTTGCTTAAAGATGCCGGCGCTTTGTGA
- the LOC135347120 gene encoding calponin homology domain-containing protein DDB_G0272472-like isoform X2: MDSLRKDMLSLAAIVLFFLAFGGASAANVEQDRLAPYIGTMKGSHLLNKPEEASLINDATTRSRRDVLRPIKKLLGLIPKDDLKAEEKKVEKEIAVVETAEEMLESDLNRMKHSKHNSADREKIKIEVDALKKLDTDLVKRNELIQDTIENDDQYENMENENMQNENMENENMENENMENENIDTEYNYEGRFEQSDSEEYSLSSRGEMDNSMSRSDEDSSNSDDSEYDDESDYDDESDYDDDDDEDEYEDDEDDEYEDESDDSDYEMSMSDYDDSTDRKKRADDGTKKKKKNHCRKWYRINRKKLMEEENQKKMAETEAKIEKENKKKLMEKENKKNLMMDNKKKIEKENKKKIEKENKKKIIEKEEKKKTKVKEHKKNKEKIEKEDKKKTEIEKEDKKKAHHHVHSDSISLSSDKKYKMKVHSRRKQREADTVRMNIRSLIGRILAGVRKAEKGEGLSLSEARDLQKDVWSLEQKENEIINDLMAVANGGKQLDELEMRVAVVQLLEELDSKLERRISEQKLHRVSRSVAQPKTLTKRTATWVSALMNQQDVEVMPVETPADNGKTYHHRNGQKTDREKRKTHKHHKTHKHKPHTSTTPAGQKDLSRCARCEEMVGEEVCGGNGKNYNSLCHAVNCGGLLVDDIRVGPCRVDDVCAGVECKDGECVPLTNGVCLSLYSARKRLSCRQYMCVSEGACTSDVHSHVCGVNGKTYPSLCYLHKAEVQLAYSGVCRPGLCRGSVCGRDGVTYTSVCHARASGMRADYPGDCFAESKYSKVHGCADIMTAGRCPKLPCDRPVRPKDSCCPLCGGALVVHPDTQAMAALISTWKDINHMYIIENFLRKLLSPKASKNCELSATLTNTGNISVVLESLKGGDYSICTASAKQLAKEINGHYPALEDSMLRPMAKTAALLGALNPLEQATNWLQDTQASIVGGVQGTVRDGVKYADQQTSDLEDEHLYGNSGSLPTYTGNKLFNIVLASGIIVMYLV, from the exons ATGGATTCTCTAAGGAAAGATATGCTGTCTCTTGCAGCTATTGTGCTGTTCTTTCTGGCGTTTGGAGGAGCTTCAGCAGCTAATGTGGAACAAG ATCGTCTTGCTCCATATATCGGCACTATGAAAGGCAGTCACCTTTTGAACAAGCCTGAGGAAGCATCTCTTATCAATG ATGCTACTACTAGAAGCAGACGTGATGTGTTGAGACCTATCAAAAAGTTGCTTGGATTGATACCAAAAGATGATTTGAAAGCAGAAGAGAAAAAAGTGGAGAAAGAAATTGCTGTTGTAGAGACGGCAGAAGAGATGCTTGAGTCTGATTTAAACCGCATGAAGCATTCTAAGCACAACTCTGCCGATCGTGAGAAAATTAAAATTGAAGTAGATGCCTTGAAAAAACTTGATACTGATCTGGTGAAACGAAATGAACTAATTCAAGACACAATTGAGAATGATGATCAATATGAGAACATGGAGAATGAAAACATGCAGAATGAAAACATGGAGAATGAAAACATGGAGAATGAAAACATGGAGAATGAAAATATTGATACAGAGTACAATTATGAAGGGAGGTTTGAACAAAGCGATTCTGAAGAATATTCTCTCAGTTCAAGAGGTGAAATGGATAATAGCATGAGCAGAAGTGATGAAGACAGCAGCAATAGTGATGACAGTGAGTATGACGATGAAAGTGACTATGACGATGAAAGTGACTATGACGATGATGATGACGAGGATGAGTATGAGGATGATGAGGATGATGAGTACGAGGATGAATCTGATGACAGTGATTATGAAATGAGTATGAGTGACTATGATGATTCAACTGATCGCAAGAAACGAGCGGACGATGGGACgaaaaagaagaagaaaaatcATTGTCGCAAATGGTACAGGATAAATAGGAAGAAACTGATGGAAGAAGAGAACCAGAAGAAAATGGCAGAAACGGAAGCAAAGATAGAAAAAGAAAATAAAAAGAAATTGATGGAAAAGGAAAACAAGAAAAACTTGATGATGGACAACAAAAAGAAGATAGAAAAGGAGAATAAGAAAAAGATAGAAAAAGAAAACAAGAAGAAAATTATagaaaaagaagaaaagaAGAAAACGAAAGTTAAGGAACACAAGAAAAACAAGGAAAAGATAGAAAAGGAAGACAAAAAGAAGACAGAGATAGAAAAGGAAGACAAGAAGAAGGCACACCACCACGTGCACAGTGATTCAATATCCCTATCATCTGATAAAAAAT ACAAAATGAAAGTTCACAGTCGACGTAAACAGCGAGAGGCAGATACAGTACGTATGAACATTAGATCTCTGATAGGGAGAATATTGGCTGGAGTGCGCAAGGCTgagaagggggaggggctgagcCTATCAGAGGCACGTGATTTGCAAAAAGACGTTTGGAGTTTGGAACAGAAGGAGAATGAAATCATAAACGACTTGATGGCCGTCGCTAATGGAGGAAAGCA ACTGGACGAGCTAGAGATGAGAGTGGCTGTAGTCCAGTTACTGGAGGAGCTCGACTCTAAACTAGAGCGAAGGATATCTGAGCAGAAACT ACATCGAGTATCTAGAAGTGTAGCTCAACCTAAAACTCTAACCAAACGAACTGCCACTTGGGTGAGTGCTCTCATGAATCAACAGGATGTGGAGGTGATGCCAGTGGAGACTCCAGCCGATAATGGGAAGACCTACCATCATCGCAACGGACAGAAGACTGATCGTGAGAAACGAAAGACTCACAAACATCACAAGACACACAAGCACAAACCTCACACAAGTACAACTCCTGCAGGACAAAAGGACCTGAGCAG GTGTGCTCGGTGTGAGGAGATGGTGGGAGAggaggtgtgtggagggaaTGGCAAGAACTACAACAGCCTCTGCCATGCTGTCAACTGTGGGGGACTCCTAGTGGATGATATTAGAGTGGGACCTTGCCGTGTGGAT GATGTGTGTGCTGGTGTTGAGTGTAAGGATGGTGAGTGTGTCCCCCTCACAAATGGCGTCTGTCTCTCTCTATACTCTGCACGCAAGAGACTATCCTGCAGGCAGTACATGTGTG TATCTGAGGGtgcgtgtacatcagatgtcCATTCCCACGTGTGTGGTGTTAATGGCAAGACCTATCCGTCCCTGTGCTACCTCCACAAGGCTGAGGTACAGCTTGCCTACTCTGGTGTCTGCAGACCAGGGTTGTGCAGAGGGAGTGTGTGCGGTCGCGATGGAGTCACTTACACATCTGTCTGCCATGCACGAGCTAGTGGCATGAGAGCAGACTATCCTGGAGACTGCTTTGCAGAGAG TAAGTACTCCAAGGTCCATGGCTGTGCTGATATAATGACAGCTGGTCGCTGCCCCAAACTACCGTGTGATCGTCCTGTGCGTCCTAAAGACTCCTGCTGTCCCCTCTGTG GAGGTGCGCTGGTGGTCCACCCTGACACTCAAGCTATGGCCGCTCTTATCTCCACATGGAAGGATATCAaccacatgtacattattgaGAACTTTCTACGCAAACTACTATCTCCTAAAGCTTCTAAAAACTGTGAACTATCCGCTACACTCACCAACACTGGCAATATATCCGTGGTCCTCGAATCTTTGAAAGGTGGTGATTATTCTATTTGCACAGCGAGTGCTAAGCAACTAGCTAAAGAGATTAACGGACATTATCCTGCTCTGGAGGATAGCATGCTACGACCAATGGCTAAGACGGCAGCTTTGTTGGGAGCTTTGAATCCACTGGAGCAAGCCACTAACTGGTTGCAAGATACTCAAGCCAGTATAGTGGGTGGTGTCCAAGGAACGGTCAGAGATGGTGTTAAGTACGCTGACCAACAAACCTCAGATCTAGAAGACGAGCATCTCTATGGCAACAGTGGTAGCCTACCTACGTATACTGGTAACAAACTATTCAATATTGTACTAGCCTCAGGTATCATTGTCATGTACCTTGTTTAG
- the LOC135347128 gene encoding uncharacterized protein LOC135347128 isoform X2: MGQTSSSEHQGMAKQFVEDKIASNKVVVFSKTYCPFCTMAKQSIRDAGLQDFAVVEIEDRNDCSAIQDMLNSMTGARSVPRVFIGGKCVGGGTDVQQLQKSGKLVGLLKDAGAL, from the exons ATGGGGCAAACCAGCAGCTCTGAACATCAGG gaATGGCGAAACAATTTGTTGAAGATAAGATAGCCAGCAACAAGGTGGTGGTGTTCTCCAAGACCTACTGTCCATTCTGTACCATGGCCAAGCAGTCCATCAGAGACGCTGGTCTGCAAGACTTTGCTGTCGTGGAGATCGAGGATAGAA ATGACTGTAGTGCCATTCAAGATATGCTCAACAGTATGACGGGTGCTCGCTCGGTGCCACGCGTGTTCATCGGTGgcaagtgtgtgggtggaggcaCGGACGTTCAACAACTGCAGAAAAGTGGGAAACTCGTTGGCTTGCTTAAAGATGCCGGCGCTTTGTGA
- the LOC135347125 gene encoding S-adenosylmethionine sensor upstream of mTORC1-like has protein sequence MAGAVSSSEQDALAGIVKQVHAKLRRDFKSGSSDVEAQWSTHLTDTHTLSAYSQAMAALAKGPWANKMDETNRIQWCVDRCHEYFKLDVLKNLLLKDLRRLHHGMPTIAPVEDLPASEEEVEGVLQECACRRLRLLDVGSCYNPFAAFPQFEVTAVDIAPADEAVHQCDFLTLVPSPDALIKTDHYDVIIFSLLLSYLPSPQQRLQCCLNAHTALRLHGTLLIITPDKSHQNRHAALMKQWKENIEAIGFHRWRYEKKTHLHCMGFSKCRRTVGSVCEDGLAIPQDATRDEDMTVVAMDTVGDQETFHELPFRDEDSDNKY, from the exons ATGGCTGgagcagtgagcagctctgaacAGGATGCTTTAGCTGGTATTGTGAAGCAGGTCCATGCCAAACTGAGGAGGGACTTCAAATCAG gcAGCAGTGATGTGGAGGCTCAATGGAGTACACACctcactgacacacacacactctcagcCTACTCACAAGCAATGGCCGCTTTAGCTAAAGGCCCTTGGGCTAATAAAATGGACGAGACTAACCGGATACAATGGTGTGTGGATCGTTGCCATGAATACTTCAAATTAGATGTACTTAAAAACTTACTGCTGAAGGATTTACGACGTCTACACCACGGGATGCCTACGATAGCACCAGTAGAGGATCTCCCAGCCTCTGAGGAGGAGGTTGAGGGGGTGTTGCAGGAGTGTGCCTGTCGGAGGCTGAGGCTACTCGACGTTGGGAGCTGCTATAATCCATTTGCTGCATTTCCACAGTTTGAAGTGACTGCAGTAGACATAGCACCAGCTGATGAG gctgtCCACCAATGTGATTTTCTCACACTCGTTCCGTCACCAGATGCCCTCATTAAAACAGACCACTATGATGTCATCATCTTCTCTCTCCTCCTCTCATACCTACCCAGCCCCCAGCAACGACTACAGTGCTGCCTCAACGCACACACCGCCCTAAGACTACACGGTACACTGCTGATCATCACTCCCGACAAATCCCATCAAAACAGACATGCTGCTCTAATGAAACAGTGGAAGGAGAATATCGAAGCAATTGGATTTCATCGCTGGAGATATGAAAAGAAGACACATTTGCATTGTATGGGATTTAGTAAATGCCGCCGTActgtggggagtgtgtgtgaggatggTTTGGCTATACCACAGGACGCTACTAGAGACGAGGATATGACCGTTGTTGCTATGGATACAGTGGGTGATCAAGAGACATTTCATGAGCTACCTTTTAGAGACGAAGACTCAGATAATAAATATTGA
- the LOC135346963 gene encoding forkhead box protein K2-like, with translation MPAEQPSHSLHGLVQEMAMSAVIQKHNSSPITLSASPGNTLVKNVYQMPVSAISTNGYSNGITNGMSNGAALHQGSMHQGYISVASSGPGGVSLINPNLQGQVIQGASLGHQLQLQQDSGSGTTSIVHLTPVHGGGGMLQTGLMSLPMANNFAHTASLHPDIEKGLFDESGGCKWPSCTARVTSKEMFASHLYSEHRAGSRTKAQVKVQEMLVAHLESQLSVEQGKLVAMKKHLSSSDSEYTRSRHASITSPNGAGHLATPTCAAPPTSLTTPTQMVQAMYDQNGQPVYILQNVGNQGTALIPLQLQQQQSAPLTPSHVTLSTVPTSLKIDQSMLSGGKIHTPSPGTPKNITVAQTYNPPNFETLIQPSGRMASEVGPIRHGRQAAKERPSPVAFDESQDALRKAIPRYSNIDQRPPFTYASLIRQAILESADQCLTLCEIYAWFMKNFVYFRDNNPTWKNAIRHNLSLHKCFVRVELNKSRGAVWTVDDTLYKKKRHMKLVNVDGDPQPTDSAASSPVNDMAVGEEDKNHIDIPDSAGLVTLATTHNYPSPPQEQLSGDESLEDDSDMDSSDKELEIKSEAASPPQGYTLPPPTEAYPQQGYRLPPHTEAYPPQGYTPPPPARPPPTDGTPYTVAINVSTQNDLYSL, from the exons ATGCCCGCAGAGCAACCCTCTCACTCCCTCCACGGACTGGTTCAAGAAATGGCCATGAGTGCAGTCATTCAGAAACACAACTCCAGCCCTATCACTTTGTCGGCTAGCCCGGGGAATACACTTGTTAAAAACGTCTACCAAATGCCAGTGTCTGCAATCAGCACGAACGGTTACAGTAATGGTATCACTAACGGCATGTCCAACGGTGCGGCCCTGCACCAGGGTTCTATGCACCAAGGGTACATATCGGTGGCCTCCTCTGGGCCTGGCGGAGTGAGTCTTATAAACCCCAACCTGCAAGGACAGGTCATCCAAG GAGCTTCCCTGGGACATCAGCTACAGCTGCAGCAAGACTCTGGTAGCGGCACCACATCCATAGTCCATCTCACACCCGTGCATGGCGGAGGAGGTATGCTGCAGACAGGCCTCATGAG TCTTCCAATGGCGAATAACTTCGCACACACAGCCAGCCTCCATCCAG ATATTGAAAAAGGCCTCTTTGATGAGTCGGGTGGTTGCAAATGGCCAAGCTGCACAGCTAGAGTCACTTCCAAGGAAATGTTTGCTAG tcacttaTATAGTGAACACAGAGCTGGGAGCAGGACCAAGGCTCAGGTCAAAGTGCAGGAGATGTTGGTAGCTCACTTGGAAAGTCAG TTGTCAGTGGAACAAGGAAAGCTGGTTGCTATGAAGAAACACCTTTCCTCCTCAGAT tcggAGTACACTCGCTCTAGACACGCTTCCATCACTTCCCCGAATGGTGCCGGACacttggccacacccacttgtgcGGCCCCGCCCACTTCACTGACAACGCCCACTCAAATGGTTCAAGCCATGTACGATCAAAACGGGCAGCCTGTGTACATACTGCAAAATGTTGGAAATCAAGGAACTGCACTTATTCCGTTGCAACTGCAACAACAGCAGTCCgcccccctcacaccctcacacgtCACACTCTCCACCGTCCCTACGTCACTCAAAATCGACCAATCAATGTTGAGCGGTGGCAAGATCCACACTCCCTCCCCCGGCACTCCTAAGAACATCACCGTTGCTCAGACGTATAATCCACCTAACTTTGAGACCTTGATTCAGCCCTCTGGGCGTATGGCTAGCGAGGTGGGTCCCATCAGACACGGGAGACAGGCAGCCAAAGAGAGACCATCTCCAGTCGCCTTCGATG agtccCAGGACGCCCTGCGTAAAGCCATCCCTCGCTACTCGAACATTGATCAGCGACCGCCCTTCACTTACGCCTCCCTTATCCGACAG GCTATACTGGAGTCAGCCGACCAATGTCTGACACTGTGCGAGATCTACGCTTGGTTTATGAAGAACTTTGTATACTTCAGAGACAACAACCCAACTTGGAAG AATGCCATTCGTCACAACCTCTCTCTGCACAAGTGCTTCGTGCGTGTGGAGCTCAACAAGAGCAGAGGAGCAGTCTGGACTGTCGATGACACTCTGTACAAGAAGAAGAGACACATGAAATT AGTTAATGTGGATGGTGACCCTCAACCTACAGACAGTGCAGCCAGCTCCCCCGTCAATGATATGG CTGTTGGAGAGGAAGATAAAAATCACATTGACATTCCAGACTCGGCTGGTCTGGTTACCCTGGCAACGACACATAattacccctccccccctcagGAACAACTGTCAGGGGATGAATCACTGGAGGATGACTC agATATGGATAGTAGTGACAAAGAACTAGAAATAAAGTCTGAGGCGGCCTCCCCCCCACAGGGGTACACTCTACCACCCCCCACAGAAGCGTACCCCCAACAGGGGTACAGACTCCCACCCCACACAGAAGCCTACCCCCCACAGGGgtacacaccaccaccacccgcACGCCCGCCCCCCACAGATGGTACCCCCTACACTGTGGCAATCAACGTCTCAACACAAAACGACCTCTACTCTCTCTAG
- the LOC135347120 gene encoding uncharacterized protein LOC135347120 isoform X1, which translates to MDSLRKDMLSLAAIVLFFLAFGGASAANVEQDRLAPYIGTMKGSHLLNKPEEASLINDATTRSRRDVLRPIKKLLGLIPKDDLKAEEKKVEKEIAVVETAEEMLESDLNRMKHSKHNSADREKIKIEVDALKKLDTDLVKRNELIQDTIENDDQYENMENENMQNENMENENMENENMENENIDTEYNYEGRFEQSDSEEYSLSSRGEMDNSMSRSDEDSSNSDDSEYDDESDYDDESDYDDDDDEDEYEDDEDDEYEDESDDSDYEMSMSDYDDSTDRKKRADDGTKKKKKNHCRKWYRINRKKLMEEENQKKMAETEAKIEKENKKKLMEKENKKNLMMDNKKKIEKENKKKIEKENKKKIIEKEEKKKTKVKEHKKNKEKIEKEDKKKTEIEKEDKKKAHHHVHSDSISLSSDKKCMLTLDVVASLYKPSSDKMKVHSRRKQREADTVRMNIRSLIGRILAGVRKAEKGEGLSLSEARDLQKDVWSLEQKENEIINDLMAVANGGKQLDELEMRVAVVQLLEELDSKLERRISEQKLHRVSRSVAQPKTLTKRTATWVSALMNQQDVEVMPVETPADNGKTYHHRNGQKTDREKRKTHKHHKTHKHKPHTSTTPAGQKDLSRCARCEEMVGEEVCGGNGKNYNSLCHAVNCGGLLVDDIRVGPCRVDDVCAGVECKDGECVPLTNGVCLSLYSARKRLSCRQYMCVSEGACTSDVHSHVCGVNGKTYPSLCYLHKAEVQLAYSGVCRPGLCRGSVCGRDGVTYTSVCHARASGMRADYPGDCFAESKYSKVHGCADIMTAGRCPKLPCDRPVRPKDSCCPLCGGALVVHPDTQAMAALISTWKDINHMYIIENFLRKLLSPKASKNCELSATLTNTGNISVVLESLKGGDYSICTASAKQLAKEINGHYPALEDSMLRPMAKTAALLGALNPLEQATNWLQDTQASIVGGVQGTVRDGVKYADQQTSDLEDEHLYGNSGSLPTYTGNKLFNIVLASGIIVMYLV; encoded by the exons ATGGATTCTCTAAGGAAAGATATGCTGTCTCTTGCAGCTATTGTGCTGTTCTTTCTGGCGTTTGGAGGAGCTTCAGCAGCTAATGTGGAACAAG ATCGTCTTGCTCCATATATCGGCACTATGAAAGGCAGTCACCTTTTGAACAAGCCTGAGGAAGCATCTCTTATCAATG ATGCTACTACTAGAAGCAGACGTGATGTGTTGAGACCTATCAAAAAGTTGCTTGGATTGATACCAAAAGATGATTTGAAAGCAGAAGAGAAAAAAGTGGAGAAAGAAATTGCTGTTGTAGAGACGGCAGAAGAGATGCTTGAGTCTGATTTAAACCGCATGAAGCATTCTAAGCACAACTCTGCCGATCGTGAGAAAATTAAAATTGAAGTAGATGCCTTGAAAAAACTTGATACTGATCTGGTGAAACGAAATGAACTAATTCAAGACACAATTGAGAATGATGATCAATATGAGAACATGGAGAATGAAAACATGCAGAATGAAAACATGGAGAATGAAAACATGGAGAATGAAAACATGGAGAATGAAAATATTGATACAGAGTACAATTATGAAGGGAGGTTTGAACAAAGCGATTCTGAAGAATATTCTCTCAGTTCAAGAGGTGAAATGGATAATAGCATGAGCAGAAGTGATGAAGACAGCAGCAATAGTGATGACAGTGAGTATGACGATGAAAGTGACTATGACGATGAAAGTGACTATGACGATGATGATGACGAGGATGAGTATGAGGATGATGAGGATGATGAGTACGAGGATGAATCTGATGACAGTGATTATGAAATGAGTATGAGTGACTATGATGATTCAACTGATCGCAAGAAACGAGCGGACGATGGGACgaaaaagaagaagaaaaatcATTGTCGCAAATGGTACAGGATAAATAGGAAGAAACTGATGGAAGAAGAGAACCAGAAGAAAATGGCAGAAACGGAAGCAAAGATAGAAAAAGAAAATAAAAAGAAATTGATGGAAAAGGAAAACAAGAAAAACTTGATGATGGACAACAAAAAGAAGATAGAAAAGGAGAATAAGAAAAAGATAGAAAAAGAAAACAAGAAGAAAATTATagaaaaagaagaaaagaAGAAAACGAAAGTTAAGGAACACAAGAAAAACAAGGAAAAGATAGAAAAGGAAGACAAAAAGAAGACAGAGATAGAAAAGGAAGACAAGAAGAAGGCACACCACCACGTGCACAGTGATTCAATATCCCTATCATCTGATAAAAAATGTATGTTGACACTTGATGTCGTAGCATCTTTGTACAAACCTTCTTCAGACAAAATGAAAGTTCACAGTCGACGTAAACAGCGAGAGGCAGATACAGTACGTATGAACATTAGATCTCTGATAGGGAGAATATTGGCTGGAGTGCGCAAGGCTgagaagggggaggggctgagcCTATCAGAGGCACGTGATTTGCAAAAAGACGTTTGGAGTTTGGAACAGAAGGAGAATGAAATCATAAACGACTTGATGGCCGTCGCTAATGGAGGAAAGCA ACTGGACGAGCTAGAGATGAGAGTGGCTGTAGTCCAGTTACTGGAGGAGCTCGACTCTAAACTAGAGCGAAGGATATCTGAGCAGAAACT ACATCGAGTATCTAGAAGTGTAGCTCAACCTAAAACTCTAACCAAACGAACTGCCACTTGGGTGAGTGCTCTCATGAATCAACAGGATGTGGAGGTGATGCCAGTGGAGACTCCAGCCGATAATGGGAAGACCTACCATCATCGCAACGGACAGAAGACTGATCGTGAGAAACGAAAGACTCACAAACATCACAAGACACACAAGCACAAACCTCACACAAGTACAACTCCTGCAGGACAAAAGGACCTGAGCAG GTGTGCTCGGTGTGAGGAGATGGTGGGAGAggaggtgtgtggagggaaTGGCAAGAACTACAACAGCCTCTGCCATGCTGTCAACTGTGGGGGACTCCTAGTGGATGATATTAGAGTGGGACCTTGCCGTGTGGAT GATGTGTGTGCTGGTGTTGAGTGTAAGGATGGTGAGTGTGTCCCCCTCACAAATGGCGTCTGTCTCTCTCTATACTCTGCACGCAAGAGACTATCCTGCAGGCAGTACATGTGTG TATCTGAGGGtgcgtgtacatcagatgtcCATTCCCACGTGTGTGGTGTTAATGGCAAGACCTATCCGTCCCTGTGCTACCTCCACAAGGCTGAGGTACAGCTTGCCTACTCTGGTGTCTGCAGACCAGGGTTGTGCAGAGGGAGTGTGTGCGGTCGCGATGGAGTCACTTACACATCTGTCTGCCATGCACGAGCTAGTGGCATGAGAGCAGACTATCCTGGAGACTGCTTTGCAGAGAG TAAGTACTCCAAGGTCCATGGCTGTGCTGATATAATGACAGCTGGTCGCTGCCCCAAACTACCGTGTGATCGTCCTGTGCGTCCTAAAGACTCCTGCTGTCCCCTCTGTG GAGGTGCGCTGGTGGTCCACCCTGACACTCAAGCTATGGCCGCTCTTATCTCCACATGGAAGGATATCAaccacatgtacattattgaGAACTTTCTACGCAAACTACTATCTCCTAAAGCTTCTAAAAACTGTGAACTATCCGCTACACTCACCAACACTGGCAATATATCCGTGGTCCTCGAATCTTTGAAAGGTGGTGATTATTCTATTTGCACAGCGAGTGCTAAGCAACTAGCTAAAGAGATTAACGGACATTATCCTGCTCTGGAGGATAGCATGCTACGACCAATGGCTAAGACGGCAGCTTTGTTGGGAGCTTTGAATCCACTGGAGCAAGCCACTAACTGGTTGCAAGATACTCAAGCCAGTATAGTGGGTGGTGTCCAAGGAACGGTCAGAGATGGTGTTAAGTACGCTGACCAACAAACCTCAGATCTAGAAGACGAGCATCTCTATGGCAACAGTGGTAGCCTACCTACGTATACTGGTAACAAACTATTCAATATTGTACTAGCCTCAGGTATCATTGTCATGTACCTTGTTTAG